A region from the Benincasa hispida cultivar B227 chromosome 8, ASM972705v1, whole genome shotgun sequence genome encodes:
- the LOC120083378 gene encoding SH3 domain-containing protein 3 isoform X1 — protein MDALRKQASKLKVQVAKQQQAVIKQFGGSGYESSDVMVIDEVEMQRHQQLEKFYRSTRAGRDFQKDIVKAGEAFIAIGYRHIETGNKLSEDCCNYGANNINENILAKASSIYGDARKHVEKEQEDLIKLLSSQILDPLRAMITGPPLEDARHLAQRYSRMRQEAESLAAEISRRRARVREFSNPENVAKLHASEAKMQELKANMAVLGKEASAALAAVDAQQQRLTLQRLVAMVEGEKTYHLRVAAILGEVETEMVTEKQRKESAPPLISSENHSTKSSFFLAEAVHSFNAESEKELSLSVGDYVVVRKVSPTGWSEGECKGKAGWFPSSYVEKRQRIPTMNSVPEAF, from the exons ATGGATGCGCTCAGAAAGCAAGCCAGCAAGCTCAAGGTTCAAGTTGCAAAGCAACAGCAG GCTGTAATAAAGCAATTTGGTGGGTCCGGCTATGAGAGTTCGGATGTGATGGTGATAGATGAGGTTGAGATGCAGAGACATCAGCAACTAGAGAAATTTTACCGATCAACTCGTGCAGGAAGG gATTTCCAAAAAGATATTGTTAAAGCTGGAGAAGCATTTATAGCCATAGGTTATAGGCATATTGAGACAG GTAACAAGTTATCTGAGGATTGTTGCAACTATGGAGCTAAtaatatcaatgaaaatataTTGGCAAAGGCTTCATCCATATATGGCGATGCTCGTAAGCATGTGGAGAAGGAACAGGAGGACTTGATCAAGCTTTTATCTTCACAG ATTTTAGATCCCTTGAGAGCTATGATTACTGGTCCACCTCTAGAAGATGCTCGACATCTTGCTCAACGTTATAGCCGTATGAGACAGGAAGCAGAATCACTG GCAGCAGAAATTTCCAGAAGACGAGCACGCGTGAGGGAATTTTCTAACCCTGAAAATGTTGCAAAGCTACATGCTTCAGAAGCAAAAATGCAGGAACTTAAAGCAAACATGGCAGTTCTTGGGAAAGAAGCTTCAGCTGCGTTAGCTGCTGTTGACGCTCAGCAACAGAGACTTACTTTGCAGAGGCTAGTTGCAATG GTTGAAGGGGAAAAGACGTATCATCTTAGAGTAGCTGCTATCCTTGGGGAGGTTGAAACAGAG ATGGTCACAGAGAAACAACGAAAAGAATCAGCGCCCCCTTTGATCTCATCAGAAAACCACTCAACGAAATCATCATTCTTTCTGGCTGAA GCGGTGCATTCTTTTAATGCTGAGTCTGAGAAAGAACTGAGCTTGTCTGTTGGTGACTATGTCGTTGTACGAAAG GTGAGCCCTACAGGGTGGTCAGAAGGAGAATGTAAAGGTAAAGCTGGTTGGTTTCCATCATCATATGTGGAGAAACGCCAGAGGATTCCGACAATGAACTCCGTTCCTGAAGCATTTTAA
- the LOC120083378 gene encoding SH3 domain-containing protein 3 isoform X2, with amino-acid sequence MVQFFVGGRKAVIKQFGGSGYESSDVMVIDEVEMQRHQQLEKFYRSTRAGRDFQKDIVKAGEAFIAIGYRHIETGNKLSEDCCNYGANNINENILAKASSIYGDARKHVEKEQEDLIKLLSSQILDPLRAMITGPPLEDARHLAQRYSRMRQEAESLAAEISRRRARVREFSNPENVAKLHASEAKMQELKANMAVLGKEASAALAAVDAQQQRLTLQRLVAMVEGEKTYHLRVAAILGEVETEMVTEKQRKESAPPLISSENHSTKSSFFLAEAVHSFNAESEKELSLSVGDYVVVRKVSPTGWSEGECKGKAGWFPSSYVEKRQRIPTMNSVPEAF; translated from the exons ATGGTTCAATTTTTCGTTGGGGGAAGAAAG GCTGTAATAAAGCAATTTGGTGGGTCCGGCTATGAGAGTTCGGATGTGATGGTGATAGATGAGGTTGAGATGCAGAGACATCAGCAACTAGAGAAATTTTACCGATCAACTCGTGCAGGAAGG gATTTCCAAAAAGATATTGTTAAAGCTGGAGAAGCATTTATAGCCATAGGTTATAGGCATATTGAGACAG GTAACAAGTTATCTGAGGATTGTTGCAACTATGGAGCTAAtaatatcaatgaaaatataTTGGCAAAGGCTTCATCCATATATGGCGATGCTCGTAAGCATGTGGAGAAGGAACAGGAGGACTTGATCAAGCTTTTATCTTCACAG ATTTTAGATCCCTTGAGAGCTATGATTACTGGTCCACCTCTAGAAGATGCTCGACATCTTGCTCAACGTTATAGCCGTATGAGACAGGAAGCAGAATCACTG GCAGCAGAAATTTCCAGAAGACGAGCACGCGTGAGGGAATTTTCTAACCCTGAAAATGTTGCAAAGCTACATGCTTCAGAAGCAAAAATGCAGGAACTTAAAGCAAACATGGCAGTTCTTGGGAAAGAAGCTTCAGCTGCGTTAGCTGCTGTTGACGCTCAGCAACAGAGACTTACTTTGCAGAGGCTAGTTGCAATG GTTGAAGGGGAAAAGACGTATCATCTTAGAGTAGCTGCTATCCTTGGGGAGGTTGAAACAGAG ATGGTCACAGAGAAACAACGAAAAGAATCAGCGCCCCCTTTGATCTCATCAGAAAACCACTCAACGAAATCATCATTCTTTCTGGCTGAA GCGGTGCATTCTTTTAATGCTGAGTCTGAGAAAGAACTGAGCTTGTCTGTTGGTGACTATGTCGTTGTACGAAAG GTGAGCCCTACAGGGTGGTCAGAAGGAGAATGTAAAGGTAAAGCTGGTTGGTTTCCATCATCATATGTGGAGAAACGCCAGAGGATTCCGACAATGAACTCCGTTCCTGAAGCATTTTAA
- the LOC120083378 gene encoding SH3 domain-containing protein 3 isoform X3, translating into MVIDEVEMQRHQQLEKFYRSTRAGRDFQKDIVKAGEAFIAIGYRHIETGNKLSEDCCNYGANNINENILAKASSIYGDARKHVEKEQEDLIKLLSSQILDPLRAMITGPPLEDARHLAQRYSRMRQEAESLAAEISRRRARVREFSNPENVAKLHASEAKMQELKANMAVLGKEASAALAAVDAQQQRLTLQRLVAMVEGEKTYHLRVAAILGEVETEMVTEKQRKESAPPLISSENHSTKSSFFLAEAVHSFNAESEKELSLSVGDYVVVRKVSPTGWSEGECKGKAGWFPSSYVEKRQRIPTMNSVPEAF; encoded by the exons ATGGTGATAGATGAGGTTGAGATGCAGAGACATCAGCAACTAGAGAAATTTTACCGATCAACTCGTGCAGGAAGG gATTTCCAAAAAGATATTGTTAAAGCTGGAGAAGCATTTATAGCCATAGGTTATAGGCATATTGAGACAG GTAACAAGTTATCTGAGGATTGTTGCAACTATGGAGCTAAtaatatcaatgaaaatataTTGGCAAAGGCTTCATCCATATATGGCGATGCTCGTAAGCATGTGGAGAAGGAACAGGAGGACTTGATCAAGCTTTTATCTTCACAG ATTTTAGATCCCTTGAGAGCTATGATTACTGGTCCACCTCTAGAAGATGCTCGACATCTTGCTCAACGTTATAGCCGTATGAGACAGGAAGCAGAATCACTG GCAGCAGAAATTTCCAGAAGACGAGCACGCGTGAGGGAATTTTCTAACCCTGAAAATGTTGCAAAGCTACATGCTTCAGAAGCAAAAATGCAGGAACTTAAAGCAAACATGGCAGTTCTTGGGAAAGAAGCTTCAGCTGCGTTAGCTGCTGTTGACGCTCAGCAACAGAGACTTACTTTGCAGAGGCTAGTTGCAATG GTTGAAGGGGAAAAGACGTATCATCTTAGAGTAGCTGCTATCCTTGGGGAGGTTGAAACAGAG ATGGTCACAGAGAAACAACGAAAAGAATCAGCGCCCCCTTTGATCTCATCAGAAAACCACTCAACGAAATCATCATTCTTTCTGGCTGAA GCGGTGCATTCTTTTAATGCTGAGTCTGAGAAAGAACTGAGCTTGTCTGTTGGTGACTATGTCGTTGTACGAAAG GTGAGCCCTACAGGGTGGTCAGAAGGAGAATGTAAAGGTAAAGCTGGTTGGTTTCCATCATCATATGTGGAGAAACGCCAGAGGATTCCGACAATGAACTCCGTTCCTGAAGCATTTTAA
- the LOC120082402 gene encoding eukaryotic translation initiation factor 4E-1 yields the protein MVVEETINATSTEDLSNSIANQNPRGRGGEEDEELEEGEIVGDDDLDSSNLSAAIVHQPHPLEQSWTFWFDNPSAKSKQATWGASIRPIYTFSTVEEFWSVYNNIHHPSKLALRADLYCFKHKIEPKWEDPVCANGGKWTVNFSRGKSDNGWLYTLLAMIGEQFDCGDEICGAVVNVRSGQDKISIWTKNASNEAAQASIGKQWKEFLDYNDSIGFIFHEDAKKFDRHAKNKYSV from the exons ATGGTAGTCGAAGAGACGATCAATGCTACATCGACGGAAGATCTTTCTAATTCCATTGCAAATCAAAACCCTAGAGGACGAGGCGGTGAGGAAGATGAGGAACTTGAGGAAGGAGAGATCGTCGGCGACGACGACCTGGACTCGTCCAATTTGTCGGCGGCGATAGTGCATCAGCCTCACCCTCTTGAGCAGTCTTGGACCTTTTGGTTCGATAACCCATCCGCCAAGTCCAAGCAAGCCACCTGGGGTGCGTCTATCCGACCGATCTATACCTTCTCTACTGTTGAGGAGTTCTGGAG TGTTTACAACAATATTCATCATCCAAGCAAATTGGCGTTGAGAGCAGATTTGTACTGCTTCAAACATAAAATTGAGCCTAAATGGGAAGATCCTGTTTGTGCGAATGGAGGGAAATGGACTGTAAACTTTTCAAGGGGAAAATCTGATAATGGCTGGCTGTACACG CTTCTTGCTATGATCGGAGAACAGTTTGATTGTGGTGATGAAATTTGTGGAGCAGTTGTCAATGTTAGATCTGGGCAGGATAAAATATCGATTTGGACGAAGAATGCTTCCAATGAAGCTGCGCAG GCGAGCATTGGAAAACAGTGGAAGGAGTTTCTTGATTACAATGACAGCATTGGCTTTATATTCCAC GAAGATGCAAAGAAATTTGACAGACATGCAAAGAATAAATATTCGGTGTGA